The Astatotilapia calliptera chromosome 4, fAstCal1.2, whole genome shotgun sequence genome segment tagggactaagtaaagcgctatacaaatacaggccatttaccatttactttctGTTGCAGATGATATGAAAATATCTAAAGCTCTCTTTTCTGTATGGTGCACTTTTTCCCTCCGAAGCAAAGGTCAGAACAGGCCTTACTTCACTAATCTGTAATGGCCTGTCTGACTACTTTCAAAACAGGATCTTGTGTCTGTTTATGACCATTGTCTTGTTGGAAATCCCTATTATGTAATATTTACTTCTACAAAGAGCGTTTTGTTTCAGTGACGGTTGTTCCATGCCAGCGATGCAAATTTTGTCATCGAAAACTATTCAAGAGGTTCTATGTGGAAGTCTACATACCctctatatataatatataataagaaCTGTTGCAGCAACTTTTCTTTAGTGTCTGCAGCTATCAATCGACACATCTACAAGACACTTTAATCCTGGCCTTACATCATTCATTTTGCTTTCCATTTTGTTCATACGTATATGGCGTTTTAATGTGCCTATCTAGCTTGGAAGGAAAAGCAAGATTGAAATAAGTCTGCCAGATAAAcatcacactgaaacacaagagTAGTGtgtcaaagaaaaaataaatttgagACTGCTGCAATAATAAATGCACAGTTGTAAACCTTGGAAAACAAAGTCCCTTCAGTTATGAGGTCTCCAATAAAGAGCAAACTTCCTCTGAATTCCTTAATGGGAAGTTGTACACACATGAATCAGCTTTTTCTGTGCAAGGCACCGAGTCTCTGTTGTATCGAATTGGATTTAGCATGCAATTATTGATTATTTCAGCAGCAGAAACTGTGCAAATACAGGCTCATCAGCTGCAAGAGAACTTGATCCATTTGTAGCAGAGTGTTAGGAAGAAGTGTGACAGCTGACGGATTCAGCTCTTTACGCTGATATCTATAATAATGGAGTCCAAGGCGATATGAGTTGTATATGTAAAAAGACCAGGGAGGCTTGAAAACATATCTGAATTCACCCTATTAACAAATGCAGCCTATCTAAACATGATGTAGCAGGGCATGTTTGGTGAGATACTGAATACACTAGAAGACTGTTGCACCTTGAGGATGAAAGTCTTTCCATGGAAAGGAACTTCCAGAGTGTAAACTGAGTCGCCCATTTCCTGTCATGGGaggtgaaaaaaagacacagtaTTACTGacactttcactttcatttgaGTAAAAACAGATATGAATTAATAACGCAGGAATAATAAACTACTAGTAAGACAGGTAATGTAGTTTTCATTGTAATTAAAAGAGCTGATACAGAAATACACCTCCTacagagaaaaatgctgcaTTGCTAAAATTAGGTTTCAGTTGGGTGTTGTGGTGCCAACATACCTGTTTGATTACATTCTTACCTTAATAGTGGTTCTATGAGAGTTTAAAGGGATTTGATTGTGGGGCCTTTATTTTCCCctcaaaaaacagcttttaatatAGTGTGTATACCTGCTCAGGGTGAAAATTAGCTACAGTTCTGAGCAAAAGTCTCGAGCCACCTCTCATTTCTGTATATTTAGCAAGGAAAATTTGAAATGGGTGCAGCGATTTAGTGAAACCAGATGCTTTTACCAAACTGGCAGTGTGGgttttttatcattatcatGCTGGAAAAAGAAGCCTTTGTCAATCAGATGCCTTTTAGCTTGTATTTCATGTCAAATCGAAATCTGATGGCACTCTTCTAGGTTCATAATTTTAACAAGATCCCTGagaccactggctgaaatgacaGAGAACTCACTATGtttcacagatggctgtagacactcccTTTTCTACCTCTCTCCCGACTTCCTctgtacatacagtggggcaaaaaagtatttagtcagccaccgattgtgcaagttcccccacttaaaatgatgacagaggtcagtaatttgcaccagaggtacacttcaactgtgagagacagaatgtgaaaaaaaaatccatgaattcacatggtaggatttgtaaagaatttattcgtaaatcagggtggaaaataagtatttggtcacctcaaacaaggaaagtctctggctctcacagacctgtaacgtcttctctaagaagcttttctgtcccccactcgttacctgtatgaatggcacctgtttgaactcatcatctgtataaaagacacctgtccacagcctcaaacagtcagactccaaactccgccatggccaagaccaaagagctttcgaaggacaccaggaaaagtattgtagacctgcaccagactgggaagagtgaatctacaataggcaagcagcttggtgtgaaaaaatcaactgtgggagcaatcatcagaaaatggaagacatacaagaccactgataatctccctcgatctggggctccacgcaagatctcatcccgtggggtcgaaatgatcatgagaacggtgagcaaagatcccagaaccacacggggggacctggtgaatgacctgcagagagctgggaccaaagtaacaaaggtcaccatcagtaacacactacaacggcagggaatcaaatcccgcagtgccagacgtgttccgctgctgaagccagtgcatgtccaggcccgtctgaagtttgccagagagcacatggatgatacagcagaggattgggagaatgtcatgtggtcagatgaaaccaaagtagaactttttggtataaactcaactcgtcgtgtttggaggaagaagaatactgagttgcatcccaagaacaccatacctactgtgaagcatgggggtggaaacatcatgctatggggctgtttttctgccaaggggacaggacgactgatccgtgttaaggacagaatgaatggggccatgtatcgtgagattgtgagccaaaacctccttccatcagtgagaactttgaagatgaaacgaggctgggtcttccaacatgacaatgatccaaaacacaccgcccgggcaacaaaggagtggctccgtaagaagcatttgaaagccctgaagtggcctagccagtctccagacctcaaccccatagaaaatctgtggcgggagttgaaagtccgtgttgctcggcgacagccccaaaacatcactgctctcgagaagatctgcatggaggaatgggccaaaataccagctactgtgtgtgcaaacctggtaaagacctatagtaaacgtttgacctctgttattgccaacaaaggttatgttacaaagtattgagttgtatttttgttattgaccaaatacttattttccaccctgatttacgaataaattctttacaaatcctaccatgtggattcatggatttttttttcacattctgtctctcacagttgaagtgtacctctgatgcaaattactgacctctgtcatcattttaagtgggggaacttgcacaatcggtggctgactaaatacttttttgccccactgtattgacgactatttgaataaaaattttcaaatttggattcatcactccatggGACTTGTTGCCACTGATGTTCAGTCTAGTTCTTATGTAATATGTCATACCTCGGCATTTTCTCTCTGTGCTCCTTCATTAAAAATGGCTTCCTGACAGCCACCCTTTGACTGAGACAGTTTTGGATGAAACTTTAGTGATCAATTGAAAAGCAAGCTGCATCTCTGAGGTCATGAGTCAAGTCTTGGTtggattttttcctgtttcttaagaaCATGACTTTCACATGTTGATCATATGATGTAAACACTTTGTTTTAGGgttgccacttcttcttttgcctTTTACAAGAAAGTTTTACTCATCGactgcaaaatataaagacacaAGGGATGGTTCAAGACGTTCCCACAGTACTGTAGTAGCTAAATCTGACAAAAGGTATTGCCTATTTTATGAAATCAGTGCTTTTGTGCATCACTTCTCAAAtataaagaagagaagaaataaaaaaaaaagaaagaaacaattaaACTGCTGCTTGAGATGGCTGGCTCCTGTGCTTTAGTCATTTTTTGTAACCTGGCGTGTgtaggaaactgcaggatcagTATCTTTCAGTATCTCTGTCGGTTATATCTGTGATTCACAGTTCATTGTTGCTTATCAGCTGCCTAAAATAGAAATGAGGCCATTAAAGTACCATCTCTATTGCTGATCGCAAGAACTATAAGGGACACTTTGATAGGCAATTGAATCTTTAAaaccaaaaaagtaattaggtGTCACAGTGAAGACAATAGTATTGATTACAAGTTTTCTATGAGATATGTTTGTGTTAAAACAAAGGCACCCTGAACACTCTGTCTGTCATAAAAAGAATGCACGAGGAAGCAATGAAATCTGCGTCAGTGATATGATCTTTTAGTTATGTAAGCAAACGTCTTAACTGTGCATTCAAACGTGAACAAGACAGGAAAGCTATTCATTCAGTGGATACATCCTGGAGTCATGTACTcacattgtgtttttcaaatttCCAGTTTTCCTCCTGGGCTAGGATCTGTTCCACCACAGACATTGCCTCATAACCCTGTCTCACATACTCCTTCTCCTGGAATAAGAGTGAGAGGAGTGAGAAACGAAGCAGAAAATCATCATCAGAACAGGAGTCAGTGGGGCTGATTATAAAGAGTATAACAAAAGCTACCTGAGCAGTGATAGCTCTACGCCCAGGACCCTCCTCATCAGGCTCCTCGTCAGAGTCTGCAGACACAAGTTCAAGACCATAACTCAATTTTTGGGTTAAATATGAAATGTACAATCATAATAGAGATAATAAAAAACCCTAACTAAGAAACCACTTGCACAAACATTCACCTGCGACAGATTCAGGTGGAGAGTAGAACTGTCCATCTGAGACAGCGTGAGAGTAAATAGGGGCTCGTTCACAAGCTGCATTCACTGCTGCTACGTATGCTGaggtaacaaaagaaaagaagttaaGAATCAGACAGCTTTGTGTAAGCAGCATTTGAACTTATCGGGCACTGTTATCCTACCTCTTTCATCATCAGTCTCCTGAGGGAGAACTTTGAAGTCAAGGAACCAGGTCTCCAACCAGGCGACCACAAACGAGGTGATGGGCAGAACATAGCCAAAAGCATTTTGCTTCTTCAAAATAGAAATCAAAGACTATTTTTACTACTTCGGCttctaaaacagatgagtgTGCTGCATTTGATGTTGGTTCACTTCCCTAATGTCAAATGTGAAAAGTTTACAAAGCTACATAAACTAATTTTGAAccactccaaaaaaagaaatcacataaAGTCTTATCAGCTCAGACTGTGAATAACTGCCTTTGAATGCAGAAGTGAAAAAGTGGAAGTGGTTTAAACTGATATGCTTGCAAACCGTTCACATAGACAAATACAGGCTCTGAAAGTGTTAGAGTAGCAAAGAGAGGACACTCACATTCGATATGATAACTTTGACAACGAGGAAGATGGTTGTTACCAGAGTGGTGATctgaagagtttaaaaaaaaatgttaaatagctCATGTCTGGCAAATAACATATAAGACTTTACATTAACtattcagtgtgtgtttaactGTAACTGAGATGACTTACCGCAATAACCCACCAATGCCTCAACCGAAAACCAGCATAGGCCACTTGAAGACACAGGAAACGAAACAAGGCAAGGAGCTGAGAcaaggaagaagaagcagaaaaagaaaatgacctttcattttaattacatGTTGACGTTGCAAATGATTTCCCCTTGTGTGTCTATAATGATGCAATCTGCCAACCCAAAAGGAGGAATTACAAGAGCAGGTTACACATAAGTAACTGCTCATTGTGATCAAAGCATGATTAGAATAACGTGGTAATAAATGACCCATCATTTCAACACTGAatgcaaataaacacaaatttgGATTGACCCACTTACAGTAATGTCAAAGAAGGATGACTTGAAGTTATAATGGACGACCTCGTTCTCTAAACTCTCCCAAAGTGAGCTTGAGATCTGCAGAAGAAGAGGGCAGAGATCACATCAAACCAAGAATTAACCATTAGTTCTGCAACAGCAACAAGAACAGTGAAAGCACACACTCACGTTAAGCTCAATAATCCAGAGAAGGGTGATGAAGAGAAGGTCGAAGGtcacaaagagacagaaagtgcGCCGCACGTCAGAGATCTTCTTGCGCTCTACAGGTGGTGTCAACAGGTACGGGGATGGGATGGACATCGATGTAGAGTAGGAAGCATTCAGGGAGGCGATGGCGGGGAGGCTGCCCCCGAGCTCCCCATAGGCTCCACCATGCATTCCTGCTGTGACACAGGAAAATCCACCTGCAGCAAAACAGACATAAGTGTGTGGTTGTCATGTTTAgcgctgcttcttcttcttcttcttcttcttcttcttccggCTGCTCCCTATTGGTCATCaaagcagatcatctgcctccatctcacctccTCTGTCGCGGTTGCCCTCTACATATCCTCTTTCACTACAACCATAAATCTTCTTTGTGGTTTTGCTCTTCTCTTCTAGTCTgccagctccatattcaacatccttagttcagtatatccactatccctcctctgcacatgtccaaatcctctcagccttgcctctcttaCTTTGCCTCCAAACCGCTCCACCTGAACTCATTTCTCATCTTGTCcattctggtcactcccaacaataaaatattaacatttttaactctTCCACCTCCACCTACTGtgtttttggggttgtttttgtttggggtttttttggtgaaAACAGCAGACGATAACTAGCCTTCAGTGGAGTCTCGTGATCTCCTTTCACCTCCCTATGGTGAAGACAAACAGCAAGCGTTGCTAGTTTTGCCTTATTTTACAAGAACAAacagcctgtgtgtttgtgttaaacgATGAGTGTTATATCTGATCTTCCgccaaaagctttttaaaatgaacGACTCCAACGTTAATACTGCGTAAAGCATGTGACGTGACTTCTTGAAAGCAAGTCTGTAGTCACGAATCATTAGCTGAGGGACATTTCTGGTGTGACATCAGAGTCTGGGAGAACAATTCCCACGAAGCAGGAGGACAGCGGGTTTTATTACACCACTGAGCCATTATTGAGCCGGAGGTGAGTTTCAATCACCTCTGGACAAACTCCGTAACATCGGTACACGTTGACAGGTAGATGTGATCAAGCATGTCTTATCTATTAACCGAAAGAACATCAATTAAGTTAACAAACCGCTAAAGCGGAGTTTAAAGTCAGGTTAAGATCCCGTGACTCCCCTAGCCTGTTCACTtgtgccaaaaacaaaacagcctgaAGGTCCGGGAGCTAATTCCTGTTAGCAAGCTAACTCAACGCTGTCAAACTGTCAAACACAAGACACGAAGGCAATAATGTCAGGGAACAATAGCTAGACTCAAGTCTTTCTTCTAGAAAAGCACGGACTGGATAATTAAGAGATAACCAATAGCCAATTTTGTTAGCTGCCGCTTAGCTTACACTGTTCGCTTCGATAACAAGTTGGTCTCACTTACGGAGAAACAAATACACTCCTCAAACGTAACAAAACGGGCACGCTAAGCAACACTGCGAAACTGGGCAGAAATCCTTCTTTAAGTATTTCATAAAGAAAACTCAAGGTATTGAACTTACTTGATTTACAGTAGCATCATCGCTTTACGAAGTCTTCCGGGCTGACCTTCCAAAGAAGAAGTATCACAACAAGATGAATCGCTCACCCGCCGGGTGTCACGTGATCACCATCGCAACTCTCTCCCTGCCACCTGCCACACGCTGAAGTTTCACCCTAGGTTTTTGtattcgtgtgtgtgtttttctttttcccgtCATTTGGCATTTTCAATACACGACCAAGCTATCATATAAAgaggcatgttttttttttattagtactACTCTTGCCCGTGGTTTTGGCTTTTTGATTTTTAGTGACCATGGGCAAAATCCAGatcgtcttttttttgttattctctttttattaaacaacctatataaacacaaataatccaaaataaacatataatcAAGAACAGacgtaaataataaaaataaataaataaataaataaataaaaataagaaaaacagacgGGTGTACCCTCTAGTGTGTATGTACTcgcacacacatattcactcacacacccatattcttaagcatacatacacatacctaCTTACATATGTGTTCACTTATAGTCTCATACATActaacatatacatataaacacataacgATTCAGAAATGTAGCATATATAGTTACAGAGATTCAAACAAGATCGGGTCTCCTTAACCGGATGTAGTGTTTCCATTTACCCCAAATTTCACTAAATATATCAAACTGGAGTCTTTTAATGAAGGTAattctttccattttaaacatCCCATGTACAGTCTCATGCCAATCACCCAGTGATGGAATTTTCACACTAAGCCATTTCTTGGTAATAATTTTACGGGCAGCCAAACTCAGGATACCATACAACTGCTTAGACATTTTATCTACATTTACTGAGTATAAATATCCAAACAAAAGTTCGTCCCAATTAAAGGGAAGCTGCATACCAAAAATAATCTGCAACTCAGAGTGGATCAATACCCAAAAAATGTtgatccttgggcaagaccagaacagatgaaaatgttttactccTTGGGCC includes the following:
- the stard3 gene encoding stAR-related lipid transfer protein 3; translation: MHGGAYGELGGSLPAIASLNASYSTSMSIPSPYLLTPPVERKKISDVRRTFCLFVTFDLLFITLLWIIELNISSSLWESLENEVVHYNFKSSFFDITLLALFRFLCLQVAYAGFRLRHWWVIAITTLVTTIFLVVKVIISNKQNAFGYVLPITSFVVAWLETWFLDFKVLPQETDDERAYVAAVNAACERAPIYSHAVSDGQFYSPPESVADSDEEPDEEGPGRRAITAQEKEYVRQGYEAMSVVEQILAQEENWKFEKHNEMGDSVYTLEVPFHGKTFILKALMQCPAELVYQEVILQPEKMVQWNKTVSVCQILQRVDDNTLVSYDVSAGAAGGVVSARDFVNVRRVERKRDCYLSAGIATNHDAKPPSNRYVRGENGPGGFVVLKSSSNPSICTFIWVLNTDLKGRLPRYLIHQSLAATMFEFMSHLRQRIIDVRPSHRSHHHHHHHHSQN